The following DNA comes from Pirellulales bacterium.
GCACGCTGGAGCAAGCGGCATATTTAGCCGGCTTAAGCCAGCGGATCGGCCGTGATGTGCCCGTGCACTTGAACATCGACACGGGCATGGGTCGGAGCGGTTTTTTTGCGGAGAATATTGAAGAGATTCGCCGCGCCTGCAAATTGCCGGGTTTGCGAATTGTGGGAGTGTTCACGCATTTTCCCACGGCCGACGCCGCGAACTTGCAGGCGACGCATCGCAGCATGGAACTGTTTGAACAGAGTTGCCTGTTGCTGCAAGATGTGTTGCCGCAGAATGTCCTGAAGCACACGCACAACAGTGCGGCCACGGTGCGACTGACCGACCGCCGGCATCAAATGGTTCGTGCCGGAGCAGCGTGCTTTGGCGTGCGCACGTCGCAAGATTTTGCCAACCCGCAGGAGCTAAAACCAGTGATGTCGGTCAAAACTTGTGTGGCCCAAGTGCGCGAGGTACCCGCCGGCAAAACGATTGGTTACGGTGGGCTGTTTACCACCAAGCGGCCGAGTCGGATTGCCTCGCTGCCGGTGGGTTTTGGCGAAGGCTATCCACGCTCGTTATTCAACAAGGGCATCGTGCTGATTCACGGCCAACGCTGCCCGGTGGTGGGTCGCGTGTCGCTGAACATTGTCACGGTCGACGTCACCGATTTGAAGACGCCGGTGAATTGGGGAGACGAAGTGGTGCTGGTGGGCCGGCAAGGGGATGAGGAAATTACCTTCGAGTTTTTGGCCGACTTGTTTGCCAGCGTGCATACGGAAATCAATTTGATGGCGGGGAGTATGAACCCGCAAATTCGGTATGAGTGAATACATAGCCCGACCGTGTCGGTCGGGAATGCATTTCAATCCAACGCCCGACCGACACGGTCGGGCTATATATCGTGAGTTGAAAGCGATTCTATCCATGGAAACGGATCGGCGGGTAAGCCGGCTTCCAAGTTGTGGCGACGGACGTACTCGATGGTATTTATCAAATGCTGTTCGTCAAAAATATATTTCAAGAATCGTCGTGCTGTCCACAAATGCTGCGGCGTTGAGCGGCCGTGCTGCCTTCGCCAACCGAATATCGCTGCGGATGATTGGCGTTTGATCCATCCCGTGACTTTTTCAATCGGTTCGGAAAGCGGTGCGAACACCAGGTGTGCATGCGTTGACCTGATCGTAGCTGCCAGCACGCGATGGCCGTGGTTTCGACAAACTGTTCCGAACGCTTCCGCCGCCAGATCGATTTCGTGGGCAGACAAGCTTTCTTGATCGCCGTTCATGGCCTGCGAAGCGGTTTGATGCAGCAGCGGATCGGGGCCGATTAACTTTCCATTTCTCCATGAGCCTCGCGGATCGCCATGCAGCCATGTGCCATGCGTGGTTACCGTCCAGTGGATCGCCAGGGTATTGCCCATTACGATGTGTCGCCCTGGTATAGTCTGACGTGTCGGTTGGGCAAAATCATTTTCTCCCGACCGACACGGTCGGGCTATATAACATCATCCTTGGGCGTTAGTGGGGACGGAAGGATCGTCGCCGATGTTGATCCACAAGTGGACGTGCGGCGAGCCCCGGAAGTACCACACGAAGGATGGCCCTTCCAGCCGCCAGTTGTCCCACACGCCATCGTCGCCGAGGTCGCCGGCGGAATAGAACGCCAGCGAGCATTTTTCGACGCCCCCTTGCTTTTGCAAGCAGGCGCGCACGTCGTCGCTGTCGGCATTGCGATACGGCGAAAGCATCATCGCCATGGTTTTGTCGAGCTGTTCGCGCTGATCGTGCGTCAGTTCGCTCACCGGAATGCCGGCGAACATGCCGTCGGCGCCCCGGAAGCTGACCGACGATTCGGCCGGCAGCCGGCTTTGCAGCGCGGCTTTGCGCTGACGGCCGTCGAGCATGTCGAAAATTTGGTTTGCCGCCAGCGCCTGCGGCCAGAACACGTTGCCGGGGTGATCGGCCTTCTCGTTGAATCCGCTGGCCGCGTGGCCGTGAAAAACCGGCCCGCCGAAAGCCATGTGATCGATGCTGTGCCCGTCCACGCGCACCGTTAAGTGCCGGCCGGTCATGACCATCTCGAACTTGCCTTCGCCTGGGTGGCCGAACAGCGCGATGCTTTGCGAATGCCCGTAGCCGCCGCCGTCGTCCTGCAATTGCTTGTCGATTTTTGGAATCCAATCGGGCTGGAACAGCCCTTCGTAAATGGCGCGGATGATGTCCTGCTGGTCTTTGCTGTAAAACTCGCCGCCGATGACTGGCTTGGTGATGTTCCAGTTGTTGCTGACCCGGGTTCGCAAGAGGCCGCGGTCGTCGGTGTAATCCCAGTCGAAAGCCACGAGTTTGCGCTGCTCCGGCTGAAGCGAATCGTACAGTTGCTTGACGAGTGTTTCCGGGGCTTTCTTCGCAGCGTTTCCGTCCGTCGCTAAAGCCGCGGGAATGGCGGATGCGTCTTTCGGATCGGTGGCGCCGGTTTCGGCCGCACGGACAATGACATTGGGCAAACCCACCGCGCCGGCGGCAAAGGTGGCCGCCGCGGCGCCGGCGGTTTTGACAAAATCGCGCCGGTTAAAAAATTCCCGCAACGTGAGGAACTCAAAGCCCGATTCGCAATCGGGACAAACTCGGTTCGGTTGAGAATTGTTCTGATTCGCTTGAGACATGATGGGCACTCCTTTGTGTCGGCGGTCAGCGGCAAGCAGAAGGCAGTCAGCCGCAGGCGGTGAACGGGGAAGCAACTCTCCCGATCACTCATCACATTAGACAGCAATCAAGCGGAGATTGCAAATTTATCGGCATTACCGATTTTGGCAGTGCGGGCAAAAGAAGGTCGAGCGCTGGGCTTGCACCATGCGTTGGATGGCGCCGCGGCCGCAGGTGGGGCACTTCTGGCCCACATGATCGTAAACGCGGTGATGATTTTGATAGCCGCCGGCTTCGTTCAGCGCGTTGCGGTAGGTGCCGTCGGACAGCGTGGAGCCCTCGTAATAAATGGCATCTTCCAGAACCAAGTGCATGGCCGCGTGCAGTCGCAGCCACTGTTGGTTGCGCAATCGGTGGCAGCGCGCCGCCGGATGAATGCCCGCCACGTGCAAAATTTCTGAGGCGTATAAATTGCCGATGCCCGCAATCGCTCGCTGATCGAGCAGCGCCACTTTGATGTGTCGCCGACTGTAATGCAACCGCTGGCGGAGTTCGGCTGGCGTTATCCGCAATGCGTCGGGCCCAAGCGTTTTATTTTCACCCTGAAATTTAGCGGCGAATTCCACGGCCGAAAAAAGCGAAACCGAGCCTAGTCCGCGACGATCCCAAAATAGCAGGTTGGATTCGCCAGTCGATCGGGTAGGTGTTCCTGAGGCAGGCTTGAAAAGTCGCAAACAGAAGCGGAGGTGTTCTTGGGTTGGAGGATTCGTCAGCAGCACCAGTCCGGTCATACGTGGTTCAATGACAATCGCTTCTTGGCCACGGGCTTTGTATTGCCTGTCACCCAACCAAATGACCACGCGCTTGCCGGCGCGGTCAACCGCTACGATGGTTTTTCCTTCGATGCGGCGGCGGAACACATCGATCCGTGGGCGGATCGCAATCGGCCGTCGCTTGCACGGTGGGCGTTCGACATGTGCCACTTGGCGGCCGACTAGCGGCAAAATGCCGCGGCACATGGTTTCGACTTCCGGCAGTTCGGGCATGGTAAAAGTGAGGGGTGAGGAGTGAGTGGTGAGTTGTGATTCGTGAGGGGCGGTTTTAAGGCGAATCATGAACGACCGAACGGTTGTACATTCTACCGATTCACTGACCCAGTTCGTACGGTTAATCGCTGCCCGGTTGTTAAACCTTGCGGGCTTTGCCGTGAAACCGAGTGGTTCGGTTTATTCGGCAAGGTGGGGAAACTCCGCAGGAGACGGGCAAAATCGGCCGATTTGTAGCAAACAGGGACGCTTTGCGAGCCGTGATTGTGCGGTCTTGCGGCGTCCTCCCGCCAGTCACACCCGCCAGTAAATCCCACCGCGCGACCCACGCGCACCCCTTGCTGCCCGAGTTCTTTCCCGCCTGCGGCCACGGCTTTTCCCCAGAGCCGTGGCCGTTTTTCTTGGCATCGCCCATTTTTCTGCTGCTTATGGGCGAACCGAACTGCCGGGCCTTAGTGTCTGCCAAACGAATGCGAAATG
Coding sequences within:
- the alr gene encoding alanine racemase, with translation MAPVELKSVVTASGQSNSAATPGADPSSFDQVRQHHIDVCISRPTFFNNIVYLRQLVAPSKLCVVMKSNAYGHGLASLAPVAVAAGADYIGICTNPEAAVIRGLGLNIPIFRLRMGLPVELEEGVCQLGIEEEIGTLEQAAYLAGLSQRIGRDVPVHLNIDTGMGRSGFFAENIEEIRRACKLPGLRIVGVFTHFPTADAANLQATHRSMELFEQSCLLLQDVLPQNVLKHTHNSAATVRLTDRRHQMVRAGAACFGVRTSQDFANPQELKPVMSVKTCVAQVREVPAGKTIGYGGLFTTKRPSRIASLPVGFGEGYPRSLFNKGIVLIHGQRCPVVGRVSLNIVTVDVTDLKTPVNWGDEVVLVGRQGDEEITFEFLADLFASVHTEINLMAGSMNPQIRYE
- a CDS encoding transposase, translated to MGNTLAIHWTVTTHGTWLHGDPRGSWRNGKLIGPDPLLHQTASQAMNGDQESLSAHEIDLAAEAFGTVCRNHGHRVLAATIRSTHAHLVFAPLSEPIEKVTGWIKRQSSAAIFGWRRQHGRSTPQHLWTARRFLKYIFDEQHLINTIEYVRRHNLEAGLPADPFPWIESLSTHDI
- a CDS encoding DUF3500 domain-containing protein, producing the protein MSQANQNNSQPNRVCPDCESGFEFLTLREFFNRRDFVKTAGAAAATFAAGAVGLPNVIVRAAETGATDPKDASAIPAALATDGNAAKKAPETLVKQLYDSLQPEQRKLVAFDWDYTDDRGLLRTRVSNNWNITKPVIGGEFYSKDQQDIIRAIYEGLFQPDWIPKIDKQLQDDGGGYGHSQSIALFGHPGEGKFEMVMTGRHLTVRVDGHSIDHMAFGGPVFHGHAASGFNEKADHPGNVFWPQALAANQIFDMLDGRQRKAALQSRLPAESSVSFRGADGMFAGIPVSELTHDQREQLDKTMAMMLSPYRNADSDDVRACLQKQGGVEKCSLAFYSAGDLGDDGVWDNWRLEGPSFVWYFRGSPHVHLWINIGDDPSVPTNAQG
- a CDS encoding DNA-formamidopyrimidine glycosylase family protein; its protein translation is MPELPEVETMCRGILPLVGRQVAHVERPPCKRRPIAIRPRIDVFRRRIEGKTIVAVDRAGKRVVIWLGDRQYKARGQEAIVIEPRMTGLVLLTNPPTQEHLRFCLRLFKPASGTPTRSTGESNLLFWDRRGLGSVSLFSAVEFAAKFQGENKTLGPDALRITPAELRQRLHYSRRHIKVALLDQRAIAGIGNLYASEILHVAGIHPAARCHRLRNQQWLRLHAAMHLVLEDAIYYEGSTLSDGTYRNALNEAGGYQNHHRVYDHVGQKCPTCGRGAIQRMVQAQRSTFFCPHCQNR